A region from the Sphingomonas sp. S2-65 genome encodes:
- a CDS encoding MFS transporter has translation MNRNLGLLALAVGAFGIGVTEFAPMGLLPVIAADLDVSIPAAGLLISAYALGVVLGAPLMTLTTGRAPRRTLLIGLAGIFTAGNLLAAVSDSYWMLLAARVLTSFNHGAFFGVGSVVAAGLVAPERRASAVAAMFMGLTIANVVGVPLATWAGEHLGWRAAFWGIAALGVATMVSLRLTLPPLPAPQAGSALAELRVLKRGPVLGALALTVIGSSAMFTVFTYIAPILREATHASLGFVTAMLATYGLGLTVGNWLGGRFADRSVDRTLTVTLAALSAILVAFAGLMPHAAPSAVLIFLWGVASFALVPPLQVRVMTAAADAPDLASAVNIGAFNLGNASGAALGGGVIAGGLGYPAVALAGAATSAIGLAALLLSVRRRRAGERQPLGA, from the coding sequence ATGAACCGCAACCTTGGCCTTCTAGCTCTGGCGGTCGGCGCGTTCGGCATCGGCGTAACCGAGTTCGCGCCGATGGGCCTGCTTCCGGTGATCGCCGCCGATCTCGACGTGTCGATCCCGGCCGCGGGGCTTCTCATCAGCGCCTATGCGCTGGGGGTCGTGCTCGGCGCACCGTTGATGACGCTGACCACCGGCCGCGCGCCCCGGCGCACCTTGCTGATCGGACTGGCGGGCATCTTCACGGCCGGCAACCTGCTGGCGGCCGTCTCGGACAGCTATTGGATGCTGCTCGCCGCGCGCGTGCTCACGTCGTTCAACCACGGCGCGTTCTTCGGCGTCGGCTCGGTGGTGGCGGCGGGCCTGGTGGCGCCCGAGCGGCGCGCAAGCGCGGTGGCGGCGATGTTCATGGGTCTGACGATCGCCAATGTCGTCGGCGTGCCGCTGGCGACCTGGGCGGGCGAGCACCTGGGCTGGCGCGCCGCGTTCTGGGGTATCGCCGCGCTGGGCGTCGCGACCATGGTGTCGCTGCGGCTGACCTTGCCGCCCCTTCCCGCTCCGCAGGCCGGCAGCGCGCTTGCCGAACTGCGCGTGCTGAAGCGGGGGCCGGTATTGGGCGCGTTGGCGCTGACCGTGATCGGGTCGAGCGCGATGTTCACCGTGTTCACCTACATCGCGCCGATCCTTCGCGAAGCGACGCATGCTTCGCTCGGTTTCGTCACGGCGATGCTTGCGACCTATGGCTTGGGGCTGACGGTGGGGAACTGGCTGGGCGGACGCTTCGCCGACCGCTCGGTGGACCGCACCCTCACCGTGACGTTGGCCGCGTTGTCGGCGATCCTCGTCGCCTTTGCCGGCTTGATGCCGCATGCGGCGCCCAGCGCCGTGCTCATCTTCCTGTGGGGCGTGGCCAGCTTCGCGCTGGTGCCGCCGCTGCAGGTTCGCGTGATGACCGCCGCCGCCGATGCGCCGGATCTCGCATCGGCAGTCAATATCGGCGCCTTCAATCTCGGCAACGCGTCCGGCGCGGCGCTGGGCGGCGGCGTCATCGCGGGCGGGCTAGGCTATCCGGCGGTGGCGCTTGCCGGGGCGGCGACCTCGGCGATCGGGCTTGCGGCCCTGCTGTTGAGCGTTCGCCGCCGGCGAGCGGGTGAGCGGCAGCCGCTCGGCGCCTGA
- a CDS encoding LysR substrate-binding domain-containing protein, producing the protein MDAKLVGGSDRARSLALFATVVEQGSFSSAARVLDMSPSAVARAVDRIERRLGVRLVLRSTRALSLTAEGQSYLLAARRILADLDDAEQQIADQGSPRGRLRVSAALSHGRLCVVPLLGKFAALYPDILIDVALTDSLVDIAAGQADVAIRFGPLPDSTLTARKLGETGRVIVASPDYLAKHGTPRTPEDLHRHNCLNFNFRRAEPVWPFRRDGQDFTLSVKGNIEANNGETLGQLAALGVGVARVGAFSVTEDIAAGRLRLLLEAFNPGDVEQIHAVFVGGSNTPARVRAFVEFLAANLRGG; encoded by the coding sequence ATGGACGCAAAGCTGGTCGGGGGTAGCGACCGTGCCCGCTCGCTGGCGCTGTTTGCCACGGTGGTGGAGCAAGGCAGCTTCTCGTCGGCGGCACGCGTGCTCGACATGAGCCCGTCGGCCGTTGCGCGTGCCGTCGATCGGATCGAGCGGCGGCTGGGCGTGCGCCTGGTGCTTCGTTCGACGCGTGCCTTGTCGCTGACCGCCGAGGGCCAATCCTATCTGCTTGCCGCTCGCCGCATCCTGGCGGATCTAGACGATGCCGAGCAGCAGATCGCCGATCAGGGAAGTCCGCGCGGGCGTCTGCGCGTCAGTGCCGCGCTTTCGCACGGGCGGCTGTGCGTCGTGCCGCTGCTCGGCAAGTTCGCCGCGCTCTATCCCGACATCCTGATCGACGTCGCGCTGACCGACAGCCTTGTCGATATCGCCGCGGGGCAGGCGGACGTCGCGATCCGCTTCGGACCGCTGCCCGACAGCACGCTCACCGCGCGCAAGCTCGGCGAGACGGGGCGGGTGATCGTCGCCTCGCCCGACTATCTGGCGAAGCATGGCACGCCCCGCACACCCGAGGACCTCCACCGCCACAACTGCCTCAACTTCAACTTCCGCCGTGCCGAGCCGGTCTGGCCCTTTCGCCGCGACGGGCAGGATTTCACCTTGTCGGTGAAGGGAAACATAGAGGCCAATAACGGAGAGACGCTGGGGCAATTGGCGGCGCTGGGCGTCGGCGTCGCCCGTGTGGGGGCGTTCAGCGTCACGGAGGACATCGCCGCCGGCCGTCTTCGTCTTCTGCTGGAGGCGTTCAACCCCGGCGACGTCGAGCAAATTCACGCGGTCTTCGTCGGCGGCTCGAACACGCCGGCGCGGGTCCGGGCGTTCGTGGAGTTCCTCGCCGCCAATCTACGCGGCGGCTAA
- a CDS encoding aldo/keto reductase: MEYRQLGASGLRVPALSFGTGTFGGTGPLFGAWGQSDAAEARRLIDVCLDAGVTLFDTADVYSNGASEEILGQAIRGRRDAVLISTKTGLPMGEGPQDWGASRARLVRAVEDSLRRLDTDHIDLLQLHAFDASTPTEELMGTLAALINAGKVRYAGVSNYPGWQLMKAQGLAERHGLPRLVAHQVYYSLIGRAYEADLMPLAADQGIGALVWSPLGWGRLTGKIGRGRPVPAGSRLRDTEQFAPPVDQDHLYKVVDALEAVAAETGKTVPQIAINWLLGRPTVSSVIIGARDEAQLRQNLGAVGWALTPEQVAALDEASAILPPYPHTPYHQQEGFARLAPALV, from the coding sequence ATGGAATATCGGCAACTCGGCGCTTCGGGCCTTCGCGTGCCCGCACTCAGCTTCGGCACCGGGACCTTCGGCGGCACGGGCCCGCTGTTCGGCGCGTGGGGCCAGAGCGACGCTGCCGAGGCGCGCCGGCTGATCGACGTTTGCCTGGATGCGGGCGTGACGCTGTTCGACACCGCCGATGTGTATTCGAACGGCGCGTCCGAGGAGATATTGGGGCAGGCCATCCGAGGAAGGCGCGACGCGGTGCTGATCTCGACCAAGACCGGCCTGCCGATGGGGGAAGGCCCCCAGGACTGGGGCGCATCGCGTGCGCGACTGGTGCGCGCGGTCGAGGATTCGCTCCGCCGGCTCGACACCGATCATATCGACCTGCTGCAACTTCACGCGTTCGACGCGTCGACCCCGACCGAGGAGCTGATGGGCACGCTGGCGGCGCTGATCAATGCGGGAAAGGTGCGCTATGCCGGTGTCTCCAATTATCCCGGCTGGCAGCTGATGAAGGCGCAGGGTCTGGCCGAGCGTCACGGCTTGCCGCGCCTCGTCGCGCATCAGGTCTATTACTCGCTGATCGGCCGCGCCTATGAAGCGGACCTGATGCCGTTGGCGGCCGATCAGGGGATCGGCGCATTGGTGTGGAGTCCGCTTGGCTGGGGCCGGCTGACCGGGAAGATCGGGCGCGGCCGGCCGGTACCGGCGGGCAGCCGGCTCCGCGACACCGAACAGTTCGCGCCGCCGGTCGATCAGGATCATCTCTACAAGGTCGTCGATGCGCTTGAGGCGGTTGCAGCCGAGACGGGCAAGACCGTGCCGCAGATCGCGATCAACTGGCTATTGGGGCGTCCAACCGTCTCATCGGTGATCATCGGCGCCCGCGACGAAGCGCAACTGCGCCAGAACCTTGGTGCGGTCGGCTGGGCGCTGACCCCGGAGCAGGTCGCCGCGCTCGACGAGGCCAGCGCCATCCTGCCGCCCTATCCCCATACGCCCTACCACCAGCAGGAGGGCTTCGCCCGCCTCGCCCCGGCGCTGGTTTGA